The proteins below are encoded in one region of Fibrella aestuarina BUZ 2:
- a CDS encoding sugar phosphate isomerase/epimerase family protein — protein sequence MTIKFFAPEWGNTLPFATFCQNVKAAGYDGVEMALPLDPAKKQAVLGTLHEYGLELIGQYWQSFETDLAEHMRNYETYLRNLIEARPVLVNCQTGKDFFSPEQNRQLFALAAQISAETGVKIIHETHRGKSLFAAHVTQHFLTSLPDLRLCLDISHWCTVHESLLADQPEAVALAIAHTDHIHSRVGHPEGPQVNDPRAPEWETTLNTYLAWWDRVVEQHRAAGTQLTINTEFGPTPYMPTQPYSQEPLASQWEVNVFMLNLLKARYA from the coding sequence ATGACGATCAAATTTTTCGCGCCCGAGTGGGGCAACACCTTACCCTTTGCTACGTTCTGCCAAAACGTGAAAGCCGCTGGCTATGACGGGGTCGAGATGGCGCTGCCACTCGATCCGGCCAAAAAGCAGGCCGTGCTGGGTACGTTGCACGAGTACGGCCTCGAACTGATCGGACAGTACTGGCAATCGTTCGAGACGGATTTGGCCGAACACATGCGCAACTATGAAACATACCTGCGCAACCTGATCGAGGCCCGGCCCGTGCTGGTGAATTGCCAAACAGGCAAAGACTTTTTCAGCCCGGAACAGAACCGGCAATTGTTCGCGCTGGCCGCCCAAATCTCGGCCGAAACCGGCGTGAAGATCATCCACGAAACGCATCGAGGCAAATCACTCTTTGCCGCTCATGTCACACAGCACTTCCTGACCAGCCTCCCCGACCTGCGGCTCTGTCTGGATATATCGCACTGGTGTACGGTGCATGAATCGCTGCTCGCCGATCAGCCCGAAGCCGTGGCGCTGGCCATTGCCCATACCGACCACATTCACAGCCGGGTGGGGCATCCCGAAGGGCCACAGGTGAACGACCCGCGTGCCCCGGAATGGGAAACAACGCTCAACACGTACCTCGCCTGGTGGGATCGGGTCGTCGAACAGCATCGAGCGGCGGGCACGCAGTTGACGATCAACACCGAGTTTGGCCCCACGCCCTACATGCCCACGCAGCCCTATTCGCAGGAGCCGCTGGCCAGTCAGTGGGAGGTCAACGTCTTCATGCTGAACCTGTTGAAAGCCCGCTATGCCTGA
- a CDS encoding AraC family transcriptional regulator, giving the protein MGTLARKSRGFAGERIIEVPKQTVDKCRTMPLVNSLFITRMGFYPKALHHYYQRPVGISQVILLYCTDGQGWLQLPTGRRIVQAGEVVLIAPGVAHSYGADAANPWTIYWFHFSGSRCQESISALLDHRNEGQPTIRVPYSDERIRLFDRIFDTFLSGYGTSNLLYANLTLPFFLASFIRPDDFQKALPSNVPTSPTSQAIIFMQQNLSRSVTLDNIAQSVHLSTSFFCRKFKQDTGYAPIEYFNHLRIQKACQLLHFSNLRINEVASQLGIDDPFYFSRLFKKQMGVSPVDYRKSEGIQRG; this is encoded by the coding sequence ATGGGTACGTTAGCGCGAAAAAGCCGGGGTTTTGCCGGTGAGCGAATTATCGAGGTTCCGAAGCAGACCGTGGATAAATGCCGCACCATGCCGTTGGTCAACAGCCTGTTTATCACCCGCATGGGCTTTTATCCGAAAGCGTTACATCACTACTACCAGCGGCCGGTGGGTATCTCGCAGGTGATTCTGCTGTATTGCACCGACGGGCAGGGGTGGCTACAACTGCCCACCGGGCGGCGTATCGTGCAGGCGGGTGAAGTGGTGCTGATCGCACCGGGTGTAGCCCACTCGTATGGGGCCGATGCGGCCAATCCGTGGACGATTTACTGGTTTCATTTTAGCGGGAGCCGGTGTCAGGAGTCAATAAGCGCCCTGCTGGATCACCGGAACGAAGGGCAGCCCACCATTCGGGTGCCGTATTCCGACGAGCGCATCCGGTTGTTCGACCGCATTTTTGATACGTTTCTGTCGGGCTACGGCACCTCGAACCTGCTGTATGCCAACCTGACGCTGCCTTTTTTCTTGGCGTCGTTTATCCGGCCCGACGATTTTCAGAAAGCGTTACCGAGCAACGTACCCACGAGTCCCACAAGCCAGGCCATTATTTTTATGCAGCAAAATCTGTCGAGGTCGGTTACACTGGATAATATTGCCCAGTCGGTCCATTTATCGACCTCGTTTTTTTGCCGGAAATTCAAGCAGGATACCGGCTACGCACCCATTGAATACTTCAACCACCTGCGCATTCAGAAGGCCTGCCAACTGCTCCACTTCAGCAACCTGCGCATCAACGAAGTGGCCTCGCAGCTAGGCATCGACGATCCGTTTTACTTTTCGCGGTTATTCAAAAAGCAGATGGGCGTCTCGCCGGTCGACTACCGAAAGAGCGAAGGCATTCAGCGCGGCTGA